One stretch of Chitinivibrionales bacterium DNA includes these proteins:
- a CDS encoding sulfite exporter TauE/SafE family protein, translating into MTIELAGFLAIIAIVSSGAGLLGSLTGLGGGIIIIPFLTLALGIDIRYAIGASLVSVIATSSGAAAAYVREGFTNIRVAMFLEIATVSGALSGTAAAALLPPAAIAVLFGAVLLYSSYATVTGKKEEGAAAGPDRLASLLGMDGSYPLDGSEQSYHVRAVPAGMGLMALAGILSALLGIGSGALKVIAMDRFMKMPYKASAATSNFMIGVTAAASAGVYLHRGYIDPVLSLPVMLGVLAGSFAGSRILTRARTRVLRAVFAAAIALAGLEMICKGIAGRF; encoded by the coding sequence ATGACCATCGAACTCGCGGGATTTTTGGCAATCATCGCGATTGTCTCGAGCGGCGCCGGTCTCTTGGGATCCCTTACCGGTCTGGGCGGGGGAATCATCATAATTCCGTTTCTTACGCTTGCGCTCGGGATCGACATCAGATACGCGATCGGCGCCTCCCTTGTGTCGGTCATTGCAACGTCGTCGGGCGCGGCCGCCGCCTATGTGCGGGAGGGCTTTACCAATATCCGCGTTGCCATGTTCCTGGAGATCGCCACCGTGAGCGGCGCCTTGAGCGGGACAGCGGCCGCCGCTTTGCTCCCGCCAGCGGCAATCGCGGTCCTGTTCGGGGCCGTGCTTCTTTATTCTTCCTACGCGACCGTCACGGGGAAAAAGGAAGAGGGCGCGGCCGCGGGCCCCGACCGGCTCGCCTCCCTGCTCGGCATGGATGGGAGCTATCCTCTTGACGGAAGCGAACAATCGTATCATGTGCGGGCGGTGCCGGCCGGCATGGGCCTGATGGCGCTTGCGGGAATTCTGTCGGCCCTGCTCGGCATCGGGTCGGGCGCGCTCAAGGTGATCGCCATGGACCGTTTCATGAAAATGCCCTACAAGGCGTCGGCGGCCACGAGCAATTTCATGATCGGCGTCACCGCCGCCGCAAGCGCCGGCGTCTACCTGCACCGGGGATACATAGACCCCGTGCTTTCCCTGCCCGTGATGCTCGGCGTGCTGGCGGGATCCTTCGCGGGCAGCCGGATCTTGACAAGGGCGAGAACACGAGTGTTGCGCGCGGTGTTCGCGGCGGCCATCGCGCTGGCAGGCCTGGAAATGATCTGCAAGGGAATTGCCGGGAGGTTCTGA
- a CDS encoding DUF1634 domain-containing protein, with translation MPEKKFADGRRFEKFIGTLLRIGVMLSGAVAVLGGAVLFLGHSVALPRLERFAGEPHGLTSIPGILGSAFSLDGRGLIQFGLLVLIAVPLFRVAFSVVAFTLRRDWLYCAVTAAVLALLVGSLLWGR, from the coding sequence ATGCCTGAAAAAAAGTTTGCGGACGGCAGGCGATTTGAGAAATTTATCGGAACGCTTCTTCGTATCGGAGTGATGCTGTCCGGCGCGGTGGCCGTGCTGGGGGGAGCGGTCCTTTTTCTCGGACACTCAGTTGCGCTTCCGCGTTTAGAACGGTTCGCCGGCGAGCCGCACGGCCTCACGAGCATTCCCGGAATTCTCGGCTCGGCTTTTTCGCTCGACGGCCGCGGCCTTATCCAATTTGGATTGTTGGTGCTGATCGCGGTGCCGCTGTTTAGGGTGGCTTTTTCGGTCGTCGCCTTCACGTTGAGGCGCGACTGGCTCTATTGCGCGGTGACGGCCGCGGTTCTGGCATTGCTTGTGGGCTCTCTGCTGTGGGGAAGATGA
- a CDS encoding tetratricopeptide repeat protein gives MTKRPWNCFLAIAVAGVLSFASGEKSGTSKKPVIIPAQSALSDAWTEGLGYFKHGDYEKSIECFNRVIAANPRDSQAYFNLGQAYYELNDDKAALKSFSAEIEVNPKDEAPYFSRGILYMRMGRNDSAVADFSAATRLKPNDTHAFFNRGLSCYALGLFQNAINDFTFCIANDPRDTKAFYNRGRAYERLDMNDKALEDYNAALTNGFTDFDVHMALGLLYTKMDKDSNAAREYAKAAHLVRDNASAHANLGNAYAFLGQNDKALAEYNYAVFYDSADADAYYDRGLLYDKQGKADLALADLTKAIALDSHSAKAYFHRGIVYAKRHQQEQAITDFNRAIELSPTDAECYLDRGLAYVDVRENRKAADDLNMFLKYYGKNDRKAENFREVIKKIGYKPEY, from the coding sequence ATGACAAAAAGACCCTGGAACTGTTTCCTGGCGATTGCCGTTGCGGGCGTTCTTTCATTCGCTTCCGGTGAAAAATCAGGTACATCAAAAAAACCGGTAATCATTCCCGCTCAGTCCGCGTTGTCCGATGCGTGGACCGAAGGGCTGGGATATTTTAAGCACGGAGATTATGAAAAGTCAATAGAATGTTTCAACAGGGTCATCGCCGCGAACCCGCGGGATTCTCAGGCATATTTCAATCTGGGGCAGGCCTATTACGAATTGAACGATGACAAGGCGGCCTTAAAGAGTTTTTCCGCCGAAATCGAGGTCAACCCCAAAGACGAGGCACCCTATTTCAGCCGCGGCATTCTTTATATGAGGATGGGAAGAAACGACTCGGCCGTGGCGGATTTCAGCGCGGCCACCCGCCTGAAACCAAATGACACTCATGCGTTTTTCAACAGGGGACTTTCCTGTTATGCATTGGGATTGTTCCAGAACGCGATCAACGATTTTACCTTTTGCATTGCAAATGACCCGCGCGACACAAAGGCGTTCTACAACCGCGGCAGGGCGTATGAACGGCTTGACATGAACGACAAGGCGCTCGAAGACTACAATGCCGCGCTTACCAATGGTTTCACCGATTTCGACGTCCACATGGCGCTCGGCCTGCTGTACACGAAAATGGACAAAGACAGCAATGCGGCCAGGGAATACGCGAAAGCCGCGCATCTGGTGAGGGACAACGCCTCGGCGCATGCGAACCTCGGCAACGCCTACGCGTTTCTGGGCCAAAACGACAAGGCGCTTGCCGAATACAACTACGCGGTCTTTTACGATTCCGCCGATGCCGACGCCTATTATGACCGCGGCTTGCTTTACGATAAACAGGGAAAAGCCGACCTGGCCCTGGCCGATCTGACGAAGGCGATTGCCCTCGACAGCCATAGTGCCAAGGCCTATTTCCACCGCGGCATAGTGTATGCAAAGCGGCACCAGCAGGAGCAGGCCATTACCGACTTCAACAGGGCCATCGAGCTCTCCCCGACCGATGCCGAATGCTATCTGGACCGCGGACTGGCGTATGTTGACGTAAGGGAAAACAGGAAGGCGGCGGACGATCTCAACATGTTCCTGAAATATTACGGGAAAAACGACAGGAAGGCGGAGAATTTCAGGGAGGTCATAAAGAAAATAGGGTACAAACCGGAGTATTGA
- a CDS encoding dienelactone hydrolase family protein, giving the protein MKPFMFIASMLLMFDNAGAAIVTKEVIYKVDTLTCKGFLAYDKALETRRPGILVCHDWWGLGDFTKGQTKKLAELGYVAFAVDMYGNGAVAADSKAAAKMAGAVRGTPLLRQRIREGLAVLLRQPLVDSSRVAGIGYCFGGSAMLELAYSGAKVNGVVAFHGGLFPPKQEDLGNIKAKFLFLHGAEDPTTPQDAIRTMEDMLSKAGADWQMVMFSNTVHGFTNPASGSDKSKGAAYNPLSAARAWEYMKLFFQELFANGRHDRP; this is encoded by the coding sequence ATGAAACCGTTCATGTTCATCGCATCCATGCTTCTGATGTTCGACAATGCGGGGGCCGCAATCGTGACAAAAGAGGTTATTTACAAAGTAGACACCCTGACCTGCAAGGGGTTTCTGGCGTACGACAAAGCGCTTGAGACACGGCGGCCGGGGATCCTTGTCTGCCACGACTGGTGGGGCCTCGGTGATTTTACCAAGGGGCAGACGAAAAAGCTTGCCGAGCTGGGCTACGTAGCTTTTGCGGTCGACATGTACGGCAACGGGGCCGTTGCGGCAGACTCCAAAGCCGCGGCAAAGATGGCGGGGGCGGTGCGCGGCACCCCGCTCTTGCGCCAAAGGATCAGGGAGGGGCTGGCCGTGCTGCTGCGCCAGCCCTTGGTGGATTCTTCGCGCGTGGCCGGCATCGGATACTGCTTCGGCGGGTCCGCGATGCTCGAACTCGCCTACAGCGGCGCAAAAGTAAACGGTGTGGTCGCGTTCCACGGCGGCCTGTTCCCGCCCAAACAGGAGGACCTCGGGAACATCAAGGCCAAATTCCTTTTTCTCCACGGAGCCGAGGACCCGACCACCCCGCAGGACGCCATCCGGACGATGGAGGACATGCTGTCGAAAGCCGGCGCCGATTGGCAGATGGTCATGTTTTCGAACACGGTGCACGGTTTTACCAATCCCGCCTCGGGCAGTGATAAAAGCAAGGGCGCCGCGTACAATCCCCTGTCGGCGGCGCGGGCATGGGAGTATATGAAATTGTTCTTTCAGGAGTTGTTTGCAAACGGCAGACATGACCGTCCGTAG
- a CDS encoding Rieske 2Fe-2S domain-containing protein yields the protein MSKSNISRRDFIRTGTTALAAAIAAPLVGFESEASSGKPPLPMQPITLDLSDPKYAALSQAGGAMKIPNPHDAKKPIIVSRISESDVAAFSSKCTHWGCEVPLPANHVITCPCHGSKFDATGKVTHGPAKKNLEAFSAVLSGTTLTIKDMTS from the coding sequence ATGTCAAAATCAAACATTTCGCGCCGTGATTTTATCAGAACGGGAACAACGGCCTTGGCCGCGGCAATTGCCGCTCCCCTGGTTGGATTCGAATCCGAGGCATCAAGCGGCAAGCCCCCGCTTCCCATGCAGCCCATAACGCTTGACCTGTCGGATCCAAAATATGCTGCGCTCTCGCAAGCAGGCGGCGCGATGAAGATACCCAATCCGCATGATGCTAAGAAACCGATCATCGTGAGCCGGATATCGGAAAGCGACGTCGCCGCATTTTCCTCAAAATGCACCCATTGGGGATGCGAGGTCCCGCTTCCGGCAAACCATGTGATTACCTGCCCCTGCCATGGCTCGAAATTCGACGCAACGGGAAAAGTCACTCACGGCCCCGCCAAAAAAAACCTAGAGGCATTTTCTGCGGTTTTGTCCGGCACCACCCTCACCATCAAGGACATGACTTCCTGA
- a CDS encoding Hsp20/alpha crystallin family protein: MSELVRYEWPETSVAPLFEDFFADSFFSRWDREFTGGMWPRVDIIERPDSFILRADLPGLEKDDISINVENRTLTISGEKEETKRESKKGTYYHLERSFGSFCRSFTLPSHVDDKKVEAHYKSGVLELILKKTGEAVSKAIEVKID; encoded by the coding sequence ATGTCAGAACTTGTCAGGTATGAATGGCCAGAAACGTCAGTGGCGCCATTGTTCGAGGACTTTTTTGCGGACAGCTTTTTCAGCAGGTGGGACCGTGAATTTACTGGAGGCATGTGGCCGAGGGTTGACATCATCGAACGGCCCGATTCTTTTATTCTTAGGGCGGACCTGCCTGGTCTGGAAAAGGACGACATCTCGATAAATGTTGAAAACAGGACGCTTACCATCAGCGGCGAGAAAGAGGAAACGAAACGCGAAAGCAAGAAAGGGACGTATTATCATCTGGAAAGAAGCTTCGGAAGCTTCTGCAGATCGTTTACGCTCCCCTCGCATGTTGACGACAAGAAAGTGGAAGCGCATTACAAGAGCGGCGTCCTTGAACTGATCCTTAAAAAAACCGGGGAGGCGGTTTCTAAGGCTATTGAGGTCAAAATTGACTGA
- a CDS encoding BON domain-containing protein, whose amino-acid sequence MVAHPHYVKACVFLFALSGLTTAAVPASGRPTDETIVGWVRSALASDPRVKSGDIAVKSIEGIVTLDGTVTTLAEKEFADLEAKKIRGVQAVIDKLEVKPAYRLDAEIRQDLRRRIIRSSFIKSENVGVSVENGVVVLRGTVGSAAEKNEVSLLAAEVRGVKSVDNHLAVAYEIKPADMEIRKNAAAKLSRDVYLTGLPITVSVKNGVATLNGETHNVYEKDRAEDDLMNLFNVTDVKNDLKVAWPKSEKTANNLREIPDSALSAMIREELSLDPRFDVPGAIKVQDQHGAITLTGSVPSYYQKQLAERDVEQIAGVEWVNNLLVVKGVWRDDAGLYMDIRDALASDYRIGGDKVDFYVLDGVVSLKGNVNSDYEKSCVDKDVAGIIGVKDIKDNLIVEWVPVTSDDTLKARIFDRLAANWDTWLLLDKIIINVKEGNAVLTGTVDNRVQREEAGWVASQTTGVVSVDDRLKVQENNNKIGMK is encoded by the coding sequence ATGGTTGCTCATCCACATTATGTCAAGGCATGTGTTTTTCTTTTTGCCCTTTCGGGCCTCACGACGGCGGCCGTCCCCGCATCCGGGCGGCCCACCGACGAGACGATCGTCGGCTGGGTACGGTCGGCGCTCGCGAGCGATCCAAGGGTGAAGTCCGGTGACATCGCCGTCAAATCAATTGAAGGGATTGTGACACTCGACGGAACCGTCACGACACTTGCCGAAAAGGAATTCGCCGACCTAGAGGCAAAGAAGATCAGAGGCGTGCAGGCCGTCATTGACAAACTCGAGGTGAAACCCGCCTACCGCCTCGACGCTGAAATCCGCCAGGATCTGCGGCGGCGCATCATCCGCAGCTCATTCATCAAGTCCGAGAACGTCGGCGTTTCAGTTGAGAACGGCGTGGTCGTTCTCAGAGGGACGGTCGGCTCGGCGGCTGAAAAAAATGAGGTATCACTTCTCGCGGCCGAAGTGAGGGGCGTGAAGTCGGTTGACAACCATCTCGCGGTGGCGTACGAAATCAAACCCGCCGACATGGAAATCCGGAAGAATGCGGCGGCGAAACTCTCCCGCGACGTTTACCTTACCGGGCTGCCGATCACCGTTTCCGTGAAGAACGGCGTTGCCACGCTCAACGGAGAGACCCACAACGTATATGAGAAGGACCGGGCAGAGGATGACCTGATGAACCTTTTCAACGTTACCGATGTCAAAAACGACCTGAAGGTGGCCTGGCCCAAATCGGAAAAGACCGCAAACAATTTACGCGAGATTCCCGATTCGGCGCTGTCCGCTATGATACGGGAAGAACTGTCGCTCGATCCGCGGTTCGACGTGCCCGGCGCCATAAAAGTCCAGGACCAGCACGGGGCGATCACCCTGACCGGTTCGGTCCCCAGCTACTACCAGAAACAACTCGCCGAGCGGGACGTGGAGCAAATTGCGGGCGTGGAATGGGTCAATAATCTCCTCGTGGTCAAAGGGGTTTGGCGGGACGATGCCGGCCTGTACATGGACATTAGGGACGCCCTCGCGTCCGACTACCGGATCGGTGGAGACAAGGTGGATTTTTACGTGCTTGACGGCGTCGTCAGCCTCAAAGGCAACGTCAACTCGGACTACGAAAAATCGTGCGTCGACAAGGATGTGGCGGGAATTATCGGAGTCAAGGATATCAAAGACAATTTAATCGTGGAATGGGTGCCGGTGACTTCAGATGACACGCTCAAGGCTCGCATCTTCGACCGTCTCGCCGCGAATTGGGACACGTGGCTGCTGCTGGACAAAATCATCATCAATGTGAAGGAGGGCAATGCGGTCCTGACGGGCACGGTTGACAACCGGGTACAGCGCGAGGAAGCGGGATGGGTCGCCTCCCAGACCACCGGCGTCGTGTCGGTCGACGACCGGTTAAAGGTTCAGGAAAATAACAATAAAATAGGCATGAAATAA
- a CDS encoding SRPBCC family protein: MDKGFVAQASITVNAGRKKVWKALVDPAAIRRYLFGTNVESAWRKGSPIIWRGVWEGKLYIDKGIILAITPGKALRYTHFSPLSGLPDVPENYHTVSIDLTEENNLTRVALTQDGNPTEAARDHSQKNWEAMLEGLKKTVEE; encoded by the coding sequence ATGGACAAAGGGTTTGTGGCGCAGGCTTCCATTACCGTCAACGCGGGCAGGAAAAAAGTCTGGAAGGCCCTGGTCGATCCAGCCGCGATCAGAAGATACCTGTTCGGGACAAATGTCGAGTCGGCGTGGCGCAAAGGCAGCCCGATCATCTGGCGCGGCGTATGGGAGGGAAAGCTCTATATTGACAAAGGCATAATTCTCGCCATCACCCCCGGAAAAGCCCTGCGGTACACCCATTTCAGCCCGCTTTCGGGGCTGCCGGACGTTCCCGAAAACTACCACACCGTCTCCATCGATTTGACAGAAGAGAACAACCTGACCCGCGTTGCATTGACGCAAGACGGCAACCCGACCGAAGCGGCACGGGATCATTCCCAAAAAAACTGGGAAGCGATGCTGGAGGGGCTCAAAAAAACGGTTGAAGAATGA
- a CDS encoding DUF1761 domain-containing protein has product MGVPINYMAVLVAAFVNYVLGMLWYGVIFGKSWRRMSGIPQMTISLSGIVLGVVGSLLMSYVLAYAVIFGNAYRNAGGAGGGLAAGFFYWLGFVAPVKLGMVIYEKRPWPLWLLNSAYWLISLLAMGALLSAWK; this is encoded by the coding sequence ATGGGGGTCCCCATAAATTATATGGCCGTGCTCGTTGCTGCGTTTGTCAATTACGTCCTCGGCATGCTCTGGTACGGCGTGATTTTCGGCAAGTCCTGGCGGCGGATGTCCGGAATTCCGCAAATGACGATTTCGTTGAGCGGCATTGTTCTCGGCGTCGTCGGTTCGCTTTTAATGAGCTATGTCCTGGCGTACGCGGTGATTTTCGGGAATGCGTATCGTAATGCCGGCGGCGCCGGCGGAGGGCTTGCGGCAGGATTTTTTTACTGGCTGGGATTTGTTGCGCCGGTGAAGCTCGGCATGGTGATCTACGAAAAAAGGCCTTGGCCGCTCTGGCTTCTGAACAGCGCCTATTGGCTCATTTCGCTGCTCGCCATGGGCGCGCTGCTGTCGGCGTGGAAATAG
- a CDS encoding YciI family protein → MRFMMLMIPKRYGKALPGVMPDAEMVAAMSKYNASLKNAGVLISLEGLHPPSAGARVIFSKGNPVVARGPFPKVKETLGGYWMINVSSLEEAISWASRCPAEDNATIEIRRVQEFEEFPADVQKVGAGFRELQTTQQ, encoded by the coding sequence ATGCGTTTCATGATGCTGATGATACCCAAGCGGTACGGGAAGGCGCTGCCGGGAGTTATGCCCGATGCCGAAATGGTCGCGGCAATGTCGAAGTACAATGCGTCGTTGAAAAACGCCGGCGTCTTGATTTCCCTCGAAGGCCTTCACCCGCCGTCGGCCGGGGCCCGCGTCATCTTCTCCAAAGGCAATCCCGTGGTTGCCCGCGGCCCGTTCCCAAAGGTAAAGGAAACGCTCGGTGGGTACTGGATGATAAACGTTTCGTCGCTCGAGGAGGCGATTTCCTGGGCGTCACGCTGCCCGGCCGAAGACAATGCTACCATAGAAATCCGCCGGGTGCAGGAGTTCGAGGAATTCCCCGCTGACGTGCAAAAGGTCGGGGCGGGATTCCGTGAGCTGCAGACCACGCAGCAATGA
- a CDS encoding GlsB/YeaQ/YmgE family stress response membrane protein, with the protein MDFVWFLLVGLAAGWLAARIVKGGGYGVFGDLVVGVLGALIGGYLFKVFGVHAAKGLPANILVATIGAIVLILALRLFKRA; encoded by the coding sequence ATGGATTTCGTCTGGTTTCTCTTGGTGGGGCTGGCGGCGGGCTGGCTGGCGGCGCGAATTGTCAAGGGCGGGGGCTACGGCGTTTTCGGCGATCTCGTGGTAGGGGTTCTGGGAGCATTAATCGGCGGATACCTTTTCAAAGTGTTCGGCGTCCATGCGGCAAAAGGTCTTCCCGCAAACATTCTTGTGGCCACCATCGGGGCCATCGTACTCATTCTTGCGCTCAGATTATTCAAACGGGCATAG
- a CDS encoding YdeI/OmpD-associated family protein — MKTLQVTNRKQWRSWLKKHYKSEKEVWLVYYKKETGKPRISYNDAVEEALCFGWIDSIVRRIDDRRFAQRFTPRNPKTPYSQSNRERLAALAKKGKVMHEVLTAAKDVFNGKFEIPRDIMKSIKADKAAWRNFQEFSQSYIKIRIAFIDGARNRPAEFRKRLKYFIAMTKKKRTFGFGGIEKYY; from the coding sequence ATGAAAACGTTGCAGGTAACCAACCGCAAACAGTGGCGCTCCTGGCTCAAGAAACATTACAAGAGCGAAAAGGAAGTCTGGCTCGTCTATTACAAAAAAGAAACCGGGAAGCCGAGAATATCCTACAATGACGCCGTTGAAGAAGCGCTCTGCTTCGGGTGGATCGACAGCATTGTCAGAAGAATCGATGACCGGCGATTCGCCCAGCGGTTCACACCGAGAAATCCGAAAACTCCCTATTCACAATCGAACCGGGAAAGGCTGGCCGCCCTCGCGAAAAAGGGAAAGGTCATGCATGAGGTCCTGACGGCGGCAAAGGATGTTTTTAACGGAAAATTTGAGATTCCGCGGGACATCATGAAAAGCATAAAGGCTGACAAAGCCGCGTGGAGAAATTTTCAGGAATTTTCGCAGTCATATATTAAGATCCGGATCGCCTTCATCGATGGGGCTCGGAACAGGCCCGCTGAATTCAGAAAACGTCTGAAGTATTTTATTGCAATGACGAAAAAGAAACGCACGTTCGGGTTTGGCGGGATTGAGAAATATTATTGA
- a CDS encoding Slp family lipoprotein, whose product MISAEKIIAAAGLAAVVLFGCTEYPISKAYVKQAAPGVTIPMVQGKPSDYEGKIVIWGGRILEVVNDSAGSRITVIETALDDDGYPGSLTTSMGRFIAMTRGFLDPAIYSKGRLVTIAGGITGVETRALGKGTYRYPVLDIKEMRYWQTQPYIWYPSYYDFGFYPWHRYGWYARPYGYMRFDGPYYGEEYEEAIPQAAPQEQDTVLRRGGADTAKFEK is encoded by the coding sequence ATGATCAGCGCGGAAAAAATAATCGCGGCGGCGGGACTCGCGGCCGTTGTCTTGTTCGGGTGCACCGAGTATCCCATATCGAAAGCATACGTCAAGCAGGCCGCGCCGGGCGTCACCATACCTATGGTGCAGGGCAAACCGTCGGACTACGAGGGAAAAATCGTGATCTGGGGGGGAAGGATCCTCGAGGTCGTCAACGACTCAGCCGGAAGCAGGATCACGGTCATCGAGACCGCGCTCGACGACGACGGCTACCCGGGGTCGCTTACCACCTCTATGGGAAGATTCATCGCAATGACCCGCGGTTTTCTGGACCCCGCGATCTACAGCAAAGGGCGACTGGTGACGATCGCCGGTGGAATCACCGGCGTCGAGACGCGGGCGCTCGGCAAGGGAACCTACCGCTATCCAGTGCTTGACATTAAAGAGATGCGGTATTGGCAGACACAGCCGTATATCTGGTATCCCTCGTACTACGATTTCGGGTTTTATCCCTGGCACCGCTACGGCTGGTACGCCCGACCGTACGGCTATATGCGGTTCGACGGCCCCTACTACGGAGAAGAATACGAGGAAGCAATTCCTCAAGCGGCTCCGCAAGAGCAAGACACGGTTTTGCGACGCGGCGGAGCCGACACGGCGAAGTTTGAAAAATAG
- the ftsH gene encoding ATP-dependent zinc metalloprotease FtsH — MQQQNDDEGPAEAARDQKENRNGADPGVHKHHSFFSFNRQKINFSFWYFLVMLAALIVINQLVSKPAEQTVEFSVFKENIRTGKIKRVEITDKYITGYPYTRQELDSAQKASPQKIKSLESETVFRTVPVGDPSFIPLLDSLHVQYFAEPQSKNSLLSLVLTWIVPFVLMIILWQVLFSRVGKLGSGVMAFGQNKAQLVAEGDTKTTFADVAGADEAKEELAELVDFLRTPQKYTAIGGKIPKGVLLVGPPGTGKTLMARAVAGEAHVPFFRINGAEFVELFVGVGASRVRDLFRQAREKAPCIIFIDELDAIGKTRLPGVVGANDEREQTLNQLLVEMDGFDGRVGVIILAATNRPEVLDAALLRPGRFDRQVVIDKPDLSGRKAILLLHVKDVTLGPSVDLDAVARATAGLSGADLANIVNEAALFAVRNGRAAVTQMDFEEAIEKSMAGLQKKSRLVNKQEREIVAYHETGHAVTAALTPGSDPVQKITIVPRGVAALGYTMQTPTEDRYLLTRDELISKIDVLLGGRAAEQLVFGRVSTGAANDLVKATDIARRMITEFGMSEKFENVVLQSQRGAGYLGEALALGQNREYAETTQQYVDEQVARIIRERYAAVSGLLEKQLDKLKTIAARLLEKESIGADEFKTMLEATVSSGA, encoded by the coding sequence ATGCAACAACAGAATGACGACGAGGGCCCGGCGGAAGCGGCCCGCGATCAGAAGGAGAACCGAAACGGCGCCGACCCCGGCGTGCACAAACATCATTCGTTCTTCAGCTTCAACAGGCAAAAAATCAATTTTTCGTTCTGGTATTTCCTGGTCATGCTCGCGGCGCTCATCGTGATCAACCAGCTCGTGTCTAAACCCGCGGAGCAGACCGTGGAGTTCAGCGTTTTCAAGGAGAACATCCGCACGGGAAAAATTAAGCGCGTCGAGATAACCGACAAGTACATCACCGGCTATCCCTATACGCGGCAGGAACTGGACTCGGCGCAGAAGGCCTCGCCGCAAAAGATAAAATCGCTCGAAAGCGAGACGGTCTTCCGCACCGTGCCCGTGGGCGATCCCTCGTTCATTCCCCTGCTTGATTCCCTGCACGTCCAGTATTTTGCCGAACCCCAGTCAAAAAATTCGCTTTTAAGCCTGGTGCTCACCTGGATCGTTCCGTTCGTCCTCATGATCATCCTGTGGCAGGTGTTGTTCAGCAGGGTCGGGAAATTGGGCAGCGGGGTCATGGCGTTCGGACAGAACAAGGCGCAACTGGTCGCCGAGGGCGACACCAAGACCACCTTCGCCGACGTGGCGGGCGCCGACGAGGCCAAGGAAGAGCTCGCCGAGCTCGTCGACTTTCTGAGAACGCCGCAAAAATACACCGCCATCGGCGGCAAGATCCCCAAGGGGGTGCTGCTCGTTGGGCCGCCCGGGACCGGAAAAACGCTCATGGCCCGGGCGGTCGCGGGCGAGGCGCACGTGCCGTTCTTCCGGATCAACGGCGCGGAGTTCGTGGAGCTCTTCGTGGGCGTGGGCGCCTCGCGCGTGCGCGACCTGTTCCGCCAGGCCCGCGAGAAGGCGCCCTGCATCATCTTCATCGACGAGCTTGACGCAATCGGAAAGACCCGCCTGCCGGGCGTGGTGGGTGCTAACGACGAGCGCGAGCAGACCCTCAACCAGCTCCTCGTGGAGATGGACGGCTTCGACGGCCGGGTGGGCGTGATCATTCTGGCCGCCACGAACCGCCCCGAGGTGCTCGACGCGGCGCTGCTGCGGCCGGGCCGGTTCGACCGCCAGGTGGTGATCGACAAGCCGGACCTTTCCGGGAGAAAGGCGATCCTGCTCCTCCATGTCAAGGACGTCACGCTCGGCCCCTCCGTCGACCTCGACGCGGTGGCGCGGGCCACCGCCGGGCTTTCGGGCGCCGACCTGGCAAACATCGTGAACGAGGCGGCGCTGTTCGCCGTGCGCAACGGCCGCGCAGCGGTGACCCAGATGGACTTTGAGGAGGCCATCGAGAAAAGCATGGCTGGCCTGCAGAAGAAATCGCGGCTTGTCAACAAACAGGAGCGCGAGATCGTGGCGTATCACGAGACGGGACACGCCGTCACCGCGGCCCTCACGCCCGGCAGCGACCCGGTGCAGAAGATCACCATCGTGCCGAGGGGCGTGGCGGCGCTCGGCTACACCATGCAGACGCCCACCGAAGACCGCTACCTGCTCACGCGCGACGAGCTCATTTCGAAAATAGACGTGCTGCTCGGCGGCAGGGCGGCCGAGCAGCTGGTGTTCGGCAGGGTCTCCACGGGCGCGGCCAACGACCTTGTCAAGGCCACCGACATCGCGCGCCGCATGATCACCGAATTCGGCATGAGCGAGAAATTCGAAAACGTGGTGCTGCAGTCGCAGCGGGGGGCGGGGTATTTGGGAGAGGCGCTGGCGCTGGGGCAGAACCGCGAGTACGCCGAAACCACGCAGCAGTATGTGGACGAACAGGTCGCCCGCATCATCCGCGAGCGCTATGCGGCGGTAAGCGGCCTTCTCGAGAAACAGCTTGACAAACTCAAGACGATCGCGGCACGGCTCCTGGAGAAGGAAAGCATCGGCGCCGACGAATTCAAGACCATGCTGGAAGCAACGGTGTCATCCGGCGCCTGA